From Girardinichthys multiradiatus isolate DD_20200921_A chromosome 19, DD_fGirMul_XY1, whole genome shotgun sequence:
GCGATCCAACACTGATGTTTCTTGACACTGATGTTTCTTGACACTGATGTTTCCccctgcggccacgtccagggaggttggctacagttttgtggatcttaaatttctgaataatatgtgcaactgtagtcacaggatcatgaagctgcttggagatggtcttataacctttacctttaacatgcttgtctataagtttctttctaatctcctgagacaactctttccttcgcttcctctggtccatgttgagtgtggcacacaccatgtcaccaaacagcacaatGACTACCTGTAGTCCTATATATAGGctcactgactgattacaagaatgtagacacctgtgatgctaattaatggacacaacTTGTTTTAACATGTTCCTTTGGTCACATtgttttcaggggtaccatcatttttgtccaggcctgtttcatgagtttatttttttaaataattctgttgaagcatgtttgaaaagcaatgtctgactttcatttgttcattttcatagaattttcaTTCATTATCGCCTTTGTCAAAttaaagttatttctgtgaccactgtgggtttttcttttattaaccgaggggtaccaacaattttgtccacgtgtgtacgGCTTGTGTTCCATACGTGACCAGAATCTGCGGTATTCTCCGTACATCTGGATTAAGGAGTTCAGCCGCAGGACAGAGCAACCATAGTGGAGGCCACCTGAAAGGTGGAGAAATGTTTGAAGATGTTTTTGTAGGGTCTCATTTTTTGATGCCACAAAAACCTGCCATTTAAACACACTTTAGAGGCCGCCTGTAAGTGCTTCAAAGTCATAGCAGTGATTCCATAATAATGTGACTTGATGTAATGCTCTGGAAACCCGAGGCTCTGTCTGCAGATGAAGGTTCACTCCTCTCAGCATGAAGTGGCTGACGTGGCAGCGTACATGGCCCTTCAATCTGTACTCCTCATCCCAGTTTAGTATTGcattgtaaaaaatatatatacacatatattgTCACAGGGAGCTTATCAGTGCTTGGGTGCAGCAGGACAATTTTCCACAGCATAGCAGCAGCTCCACATCTAAAtggtcaaaaaaacaaaacaaaatgaaggtctCTGAATAGTTCAGTTAAAATCTAGACGGAAATTTGATTGGTATGCTgtagcatgaccttaaacaggccttTCGGGTTCAAAAACTGTCCCGTGTAGCAGAATTAAAACAACCCTGCATCACGATAAGCCCCACTTTAAGATATAGGTGACCTGTGTTATTTGTGTCTCACCCCCTCAGGAGGATGTCGCCATGGAAACGCAGGTGCATGGATGCAGGGTGATGTGTTGTTTGTGCACCTGACTCtgaactgttgtttttctgtcactAACATTTTAACAAGCTGTCGAAGGTGTGACGGTTTCACAGGGGTGTGTGTTTCTGCATCTTATGTGCAAATATGTATCCTGTGAGCACACATCACGTGTTCAATAAGGCATGCGTGCCTGCCTTCATCTCCAGAGAGAACGCTTTAAGCAAATCTGTCATTTGAACAAAAATGGCACAATCAAAGAAGGATTACTAACCAAAGATTAAAGGGGTGTACGTCAGATCACTTTCAATTGTTAATGTCCATAATCCATCATGTCCTCATGTCAGGAGGAGGAGGCTCTGCGCGCTCAGGTGAAGGACCTGGACGAGAAGCTGGAGACGCTGAAGATGAAACGGACAGAGGACAAAGCCAAACTCAAGGAGCTGGAGAAGCACAAGATCCAGCTGGAGCAGCTGCAGGAGTGGAAGACCAAGATGCAGGAGCAGCAGGCAGAACTGCAGAAACAACTCAAAGAGGCAAAAAGGGTAAGGAGCCACATGTGGATGAAGTGGCAGCTGCTGCTGGATCCTGACTGAATATTTACGCCCAAAAAAATGGTCTAAAGGGTCCGAATGCTGGGAATTATGCTGGTGATTGGATGTTAGGCAAACATTATTCAAGTGTAAACTCCTAATCAAGAACAACCAGATGGTTGGCTGTGGAAGAAACTATGGAtaagttttatttgtaattatttacCTGATATTATTCTACATTTGTAGGAGGCTAAAGAAGCCATGGAGGCAAAGGAGCGCTATATGGAGGAGATGTCGGACACGGCCGATGCCATTGAGATGGCAACTCTGGATAAGGAGATGGCTGAGGAGCGAGCTGAGTCCTTGCAGCTGGAGGTGGACTCCCTGAAGGAGAGAGTGGAGGAGCTCACCATGGATCTGGAGATCCTAAAGCATGAGATAGAGGAAAAGGGTATAGATCATATGACTAATATACCCATCTTGAAGCTTAAACCAATGATGTGGCCCGAGATCTGTTTCGTTTACTTTTCTTTTGTGACAAGGAttcatttttctcttcttttattcAGTCTTTGTTAGAAcattagataaataaatatgaatactttagcaataGTCATTTTTCATTTCCACAGCTTAgttttgattttgtgtttgCCTCAGGTTCAGATGGTGCTGCCTCCAGTTATCATGTGAAGCAGCTGGAAGAACAGAACAGCAGGTTAAAGGAAGCTCTGGTCAGGTAAGTCTCCCTCCACTGAAAACAACCAggtgaattttatttttgtaaaaaataagcCTCACACAGAAAATATTTCCCCTTTAGTGAACCTGTATACCCTTTTGATACTGTCCTGTATCTCTACTTTGGGTCAGAATGCGTGACCTGTCTGCATCCGAGAAGCAGGAACATGTGAAGCTGCAGAAGCAGatggagaagaaaaacacagagctTGATTCTCTGAGAGGCCAAAAGGAAAAACTGCAAGAGGAGATGACAGGAGCAGAAAACACTATCGATGAGCTGAAAGAACAAGTTAGAGAACTCATCAGGCATCTGGGGTTTGTGCTTTGTGATTGGTCAGCTAATCGGAGCAAATATGCATTCTCTATCAGGTGGATGCAGCCTTGGGGGCAGAGGAGATGGTGGAGACTCTGACAGAGAGAAACCTGGACCTGGAGGAGAAAGTCAGAGAGCTGAGAGAGACGGTCACAGACCTGGTGAGAAAACATCAGTTGCTCAGAGAACACGTTTCCAAATCACTCAGAAAGAGTCAGAGAAgggaagaaaaattaaaaaatgtgttgctgCCAAAATAAAAACCTACAACTGGAAGCAATTTTCAGCAACAGACAATTTACTGTTCAGACAAGCTTTTGTGTTAAAGTTATAGGATGGATTTTAGTGAAATTTAAAGTGGCAATGTTTCCTGATTTATTTCATCTTTAATATGAAATGAGTCAGTCAAAGCCACTGATATGCACAAAGTCTCCCTAGTATTCAAGTTGCATTCTGGTTGTTCAGTGGAGATGTCAAAGAAGCACCGTTGTCATGAAAACgttgaacatgcaaactccatgcagaaagaccccaagaCGGGAATCAAACctagaaccttcttgctgcaaggcaacagtgctaccaactgcaccaccttaCTGCCCCTGTTCAAAAAGGTTGCTAGCAGTCGGGTCCTGTCGTACTGAAAATCAGCCAATCCGGTCACCAACCGATTTCGCGATGCATGTCTACCTTCTAGTAGGCAATACGGATAATTGTCTTTGTGCTGCAGGAAGCTATAAATGAGATGAACGATGAGCTGCAGGAGAACGCTAGAGAAACGGAGCTAGAACTCAGAGAAATGTTGGACCTGGGAGCATCGAGAGTCCGTGAGGCTGAGAAACGAGTCGAGGCGGCACAAGAGACTGTGGCAGATTACCAGCAGACCATCAAGAAGTACAGAGAGCTGACAGCTCATCTGCAGGTAACACCTCCACATTTTAGCCTTGTTTTACTGGTATTTTGTTGAGCATATTAAGCTAACACTTTGCCCACACGTGTTCTGCTGAGTAAATAATCATGTTTTCGTCTCGTGATTGCTGCAGGAGGTGAACAGAGAGCTGACCAGCCAGCAGGAGGCCTCAGCAGAGCTACAGCAGCAGGCGCCAGCAGAGATGTTTGATTTCAAGATTAAGTTTGCAGAGACAAAAGCTTATGCCAAGGTCAGCGTTAGACAGTCTGAACAAGAGGCTGTCAGTGGATCCACTTCATACTCCGGAAATTCATGGATAGTGTGGTTGTTTTTTCAGGCCATTGAGATGGAGCTGAGGAAAATGGAGGTGGCTCAGGCCAACAGACATGTGTCTCTTCTGACCTCCTTTATGCCTGAATCCTTCCTTCGTCATGGTGGAGACCATGACTGCATCCTGGTCCTGCTGCTCATCCCGAGACTCATTCACAAGGTAGACTTCTGATTGTGTAAGTCGCTAAGGTTCTTTTTCTAACATTGTCCTGTTTGCGACAGATCCACTAGGGTGCATCAAGAACATAGTACAAACCTCATCACACATTGGAGTGCGAGTTTCCCAGCAGTTTTGAGAATGCATAAAACTTCTGTTGTGAGattgtggtgtttcattatATTAGTGGCAACATACCAGGTCCCAGGATGTGATGTAGGGGCAGTGGTAGCTTATCCATAAAGTGTGGCCTATGAACCCCTGTGTAGTTTGGTCATCAGAGAGGAGTGGTCAGACTGACTTCTTGCCAAAGCTACAACCCTAACCTTCCCACATCATGGTCACAGTGCTCCAACTTGGCAAATGTATTGCAATGCTTTTATCACCATGGCAACTTTATATATGGTGTCTTGCCCCGGCATGGCCTGCAATCAATAGTATTTCACCAGGCAGCTGAAACAAACACCTTTCAGAGTCCTTGCACATCAAGATTAGTCTGAGTTGAACTAGGAAAAGGACTCCCTGCTGGAGAAGTCGCCCCCACCTCCAAACTGCACCTATAGGGAGGTTTCTGGAGAACAAGGGAAGCTCcagtttaaatgcaaaatttatttGCCACACTGTCTCAAGTAATTCGAAACCAACTCTTGTATTGTTTGTCTGCCGCAGTCCAGCAACTGTCTTGGAGATCCTTAATCCGTTGTGAAGAGGCCCCTAAACAGAAAGAAGAGCCACATCTGTGTGAGCTGGAACCATCTATTTGCATCTGTGTTTGTGCTCCTCAGGCTGAGCTGATCAGCAAGCAGGCGCAGGAGAAGTTTGACCTGAATGAAAACTGTGTGGAGCGAGTCGGCCTGAAGGGAGCCGTCGGGGAGCAGTTGAGCTTCGCAGCCGGCCTTGTCTACTCACTCAGTCTGCTGCAAGCTACTCTCCACAAATATGAGCAGTAAGTTTCACCACAAAAACGCGGCTAGAAGTTTAAAACGTGTGTCACAGTCAGTCCTACCTTAAGAAGTGTATTCTTCACCCACTGCAACATCCGTCAATGTGTATATGTTTGTCAGAGCTTTATCTCAGTGCAGCGTAGAGGTCTACAAGAAGGTGGGCTCTCTGTACCCGGAGATGAgcgttcatgaacgctctctgGATTTCCTCATTGACCTGCTGCACAAAGACCAGCTGGACGAGACCGTCAACGTGGAGCCACTCACCAAGGCCATTAAATACTATCAGGTGCACTGCATTAAAGCATTAGCTTTacacaataaaataacacaatgtgtcctctccacatttttcttttttgcagtaTTGACAACAATTAAACGTTATGTTTATTGTTTGTTATACACTAGCACCTGTACAGCATCCATCTGGCAGATCAGAATGAGGACTGCACTATGCAGCTGGCTGATCACATCAGAGTGAGTAAAAACACAAGTAATCTGTCaccaaaaacaactaaaaccaCATCCACCCATCCTCAGTCGGACATATTATTGCTACAAATTTCCAGCACCTGAAGTCTGTTAGACTTTAGGTTTGAATGTTCATCGAATGGCCTGTTTTTATGTGCAGTTCACCCAGAGTGCCTTGGACTGCATGGCAGTGGAGGTGGGCCGCCTGCGGGCGTTCCTGCATACAGGTCAGGAGAAGGCTGACCTCGCCGTGCTGCTGAAGGATTTGGAGACGTCCTGCAGCGACATCAGGCAGTTCTGTAAGAAGATTCGCCGCAGAATGCCAGGAACGGATGCACCCGGGATCCCTGCCGCACTTAACTTTGGACAACAGGTAACCATGGAAACCATACATTGAAactgatgatttatttttagggGTGGGGGGGATTTATGTCCACGCAGTGAAAGAGATGCAGAGATCTTTTTACCGATTTTGCCCACGCAGGTGTGTGACACGCTCTCCGACTGCAGGAAACACCTGACCTGGGTGGTGGCAGTGTTGCAGGAAGTGGCTGCTGCTGGAGCTCAGATGATGTCTCCTCTCGGGGAACAGGACGGGCTGGCGGCAGTTAAACTGGAGGATGTAGCATTCAAGGCTGCAGAACAGGTGATGGACCCGTTCCAAATTGAGCAAACCTATCTAAAAGAAACTACACCTAGAAGTACAAGCAGTTACAAAAGGACTCCAAACCGTACTTGGCAAGTCTGGCTTAGCAATTTCCTCCCAATACCACACCCTCCCAGCAAATACAGGCTCTCTCCACCCTATAGTGCCCCCTAATGTTGGGCCCTTGTCAAATTTTGAACACTACCTCAGGATCATGTTTCTAGCTTAGCGGATCAATTTTATCCAACTATGTTTTTCAATATCAGAGTTCACTTAAAACACAAAGACCCCTATTGTTAAAGATCTTTAGAACAGGTTTGGTTATAAATCTCTTCATGCCTTCATTCTTTCTATAGGTAAATTGTTCTCTGTATTTGTACAGGGTGTGTTATTCCACCTTACTGACGGGATTGTGGTGTTAATCCTTATCTTTTCAGATCTATGGATCTCAGGGTGCCAACCCCCACGAGTGTCTGCGGCAATCCTGTTGCATTGTCATAGCAACCATGAATAAAATGGCAACTGCCATGCAGGAGGGAGAATATGACTCAGATAAGCCCCAAAGCACGGTAACTGTGAAGGATTCGCTACGTGCAAAGCTATTGTGCAAACGTGACTCTGTTGTAAAACATCTCAAAGTGACTTGGACCCGTCTTTATCTGGTGAATACAGAATATTATTTTCATACATCTCTGCCCATCATATCACAGATCCCTCCACCAGTAGATCTGCGAGCTGGAGCTCTTCGAGCTGAAATCACAGACGCAGAAGGTCTCGGCTTGAAGCTGGAAGACAGAGAAACTGTTATCAAAGAGCTAAAGAAGTCTCTCAAGATCAAGGTAGAGAAATGCGACTTGAATGTGTTTGACATCAgaataaacacaagaatgagGTGCACTGGTTTATATTTAATATGGATTTTCTcgtacaggctcaaatataaaCCTGAACCTCCAGTGATATTTCAATAACACTACACCTATACCACAGGTTCCACCAACAAGCTTCTGGTTGGATATATGACAGTCATATTTCTTATTAGAACTGGCAGAGTTTATTTATACTGGTCAGTTCCCTGGCTTTGACTGGTCTTTCTTGTTTGCGGTactagctgcctttatttttgttatttttacaaattaggCAGACAGGTTAGGtcaggacttgaacccaggacattTGAATTGAGGACTGAGACCTCCATATATGGGTCACGCACTCTACCGCTATGCCACCTGCTGCGACCCCAGACTGAACTTTTTAACATAATCTATAAACATTAGAGTTGAGGTCAGGGCCAGGACCTTACTGTTACTCTGctttatgcatttaaaaatagTTCTGGCGTGTGCTTGAGACATTGTCCTGTTGCAACTTCCAACAGTGTTCAAGTTTAGCTGTTGATTTGAAGTTGAAATGTTTGGAGTTGGTCTTTCATCTTCATTATTCCAGCTcctgatgttgccaccaccatgctccaCTGTTGTTACAgtgctgttatttttgaaaaccagactttgactcctccaaacatactTCTTGTTGTTGTGGCCAAAGTTCTCAATCTGTGTCTCGTCTCACCATTAAACCTTTCTCGAGAAGGCATTTGGCTTGTCTAGACAACCAACCAAGAAAGTCCTTCTTTCTTAGCTAGTTGGCACTCTGTCACCATATTGATTTAAATAGATACTAGTAGTAGTTACTGATGTCCTAGTATCTTGTTCCTGAACATCCTAACCAATCTCCAGTTTGAGTCAGATGGTTAAACCGTGGACACAATCGGGGGTTCCATCAGAACACTAATCTCAAACATCAAAACTGGTAACATTAGGCGCCCTGATTGGCCTTCCAAGAGCCTTCACCTCTATCCCATTAAAAATGTGTGGACAATGCTTAAATCAGTTGGTCTGCATAAAAGAAACCCATTTAAATGTCTTGCTAAATGACATTAAACCAAGTATTAGTCTGTATGTAGaattttgaccctgtgtggTTTATAGAAAATCCAcagacaaaattaaacttaatattaattccaccctggaaaaaaaaaacctctacaAAACCCCAACATAATGACCCAAAACTCTAGAGACTCTTAAATTCACGGCACTGTGTGATGTTTCAGGGAGAGGAGCTGAGCGAGGCAAACATCCGTCTCAGTCTGCTGGAAAAGAAGCTGGACAGCTCGTCCAAAGATGCAGACGAACGCGTTGAGAAGATCCAGACTCGCCTGGACGAAGCCCAGACCCTGCTGAAGAAGAAGGAGAAGTAATAAGGATTTCAGACTGGACATCCTGAAAATAAACCCGACAGGCAGGCAGTGGAGCGGAGCGGATTTACAGCTTTGTGATGATGTCCTCCTCTCTGCAGGGAGTTTGAGGAGACCATGGACGCTCTTCAGGCGGACATCGACCAGCTGGAGTCTGAGAAGACGgaactgaagcagagaatcAACAGCCAATCAAAGATGACCGTGGACGGACTGAGAGGCAGTGGCCCGTCGGGAATCGGTTCGATCGTCTCAGGAATAGCTGGAGGTGATTGAGAGGAAGTTACACGACCATTCAttcaacacaaaaaacacagtaaacatATTCGTCCATGTTACTGTCACAGCTGTCTCAATCTAACAAACCTGATCTGTCAGGTTTGAGTtattcaacatatttttttaacaaaaactaaCAATTTTCTCCTATCTgatcttgttttttcttatgtcctTGTAAACATACTTTAATCTTCAGAGGAACAAAAAGGTATCTGCTTTCTTGTATCTGTTGTGATTCTGCATGACGTTCAGTTCATTGCTTTAACAGGGCTCGGTTTCATCAAGGTTGaataaaatatgcatgttttacatcactgggcccaaataaaaaaacaaccctgatttaaaaagtaaaataaaatcttacatTTAATGTAGATGACGATCAGATCTTTACACTTTGTGCTTTTCTATTGCTGTTTCACCATCTGCCCTGTGCCATTCAGTGCTATTATTGTTAAATTGATATTTGTACCTACAGATGTGGCCAAAAAGTTTTGGGGCTCttagaaataatatttttcatgaATAAATTCCTAATTTAACAAAAGTTAACGAGGATTAACTTAATCACAAAAAGTTCTTTTCTACTATGTTTTAGTCCTACCATAAAGCAGGCTGCTAGCATCATTTGAATGTGATTGTTAGTTCAGAGGATTACCAATGACATGGCAGCTGATACCACTCAGTCATTCTGACTGAATTACAGGGGCTGAATGGCTGTTTTATAAGGGAGAGGTGCTTGAAATCATTCTTAAATATGTCAACCTTGGTTAGAACCAAATAAACATGCTGTCATCATTGCTTTGCCTCAGAAGGGTTGCACAGTTAAAGATGGTATTGCTCCTGGTAGGTTTGCAACCACATCCTGCAATATAGACAGGATCCAACCAGAGACTTTAAGACAGATATTGATCATCGATTTCTGTCAAACTCCGGCCAGCTGATACAGATtttaatttagatttctctttaggAACTAGAACTAACACTGTTTTTTCTTCTGCATAAACCAGTAGCTAAAATTTTAAATAGATTTAAACATCTTTTATTAGGACTTGGCACAATTAGCATTTCAAACTGCAAGCATCAATCTCTCTGTATGGTTAGTAGGCCCATACCTTAACTAGGAGATTCTCAAATGCTTGCCAACAAACTAACCCAACATGCTCCATGAGAGATAGGAGATAAAACAGAACAGCTTTGCAGTAATACTTGCAGCTTCCTGTTATTTGCTGAAATCTGACCTGCTGTTTGAAAGGAACAGCCTAAAAGAACAGCTCTCATCTAGAAGCTTCTTACACTTTCTGTACAGCCAGTTTCATTCTATTGAATTGTATCATTGTACAATTTCAGGGACAGGGAACGCTTCAGGGTACCCGAGAAATCCAACCAAATGACCGCAAACATCTCCTATTGATCCAGTGCAGGGATCTGGTTACTACCAGTGCAGAGCTTTAGAATGGCAGCAGGCAGGTGTGAGTGTTTCTGTATACACAGTGAGGCTAAGAAGCCACTGCTCTCCAAAACAAACCCCATCAAGGACACAGACACTGAGGAAGTACCGGGAGTGGGGTAAAGCTTATTTCTCTGTCTTTAGCCTGTTTGGGACATCTTTAAA
This genomic window contains:
- the dctn1b gene encoding dynactin subunit 1 isoform X1, with product MSQTRRSTYTRTTSSGSSRMSSDGGGRPVKVGSLVEVIGKGQRGTVAYIGTTLFASGKWVGVILDEPKGKNDGTVQGKRYFTCEENRGIFVRQSQIQLVDDGADTSPETPEPTTGKVPKREILETSKSAKLRGLKPKKTPATRKTTARRPKQPSRPAGGGGRGAASGSASASAGEMSSSEPSTPAQTPLAAPVIPTLHSPGNPPPPVPSKEEEALRAQVKDLDEKLETLKMKRTEDKAKLKELEKHKIQLEQLQEWKTKMQEQQAELQKQLKEAKREAKEAMEAKERYMEEMSDTADAIEMATLDKEMAEERAESLQLEVDSLKERVEELTMDLEILKHEIEEKGSDGAASSYHVKQLEEQNSRLKEALVRMRDLSASEKQEHVKLQKQMEKKNTELDSLRGQKEKLQEEMTGAENTIDELKEQVDAALGAEEMVETLTERNLDLEEKVRELRETVTDLEAINEMNDELQENARETELELREMLDLGASRVREAEKRVEAAQETVADYQQTIKKYRELTAHLQEVNRELTSQQEASAELQQQAPAEMFDFKIKFAETKAYAKAIEMELRKMEVAQANRHVSLLTSFMPESFLRHGGDHDCILVLLLIPRLIHKAELISKQAQEKFDLNENCVERVGLKGAVGEQLSFAAGLVYSLSLLQATLHKYEQALSQCSVEVYKKVGSLYPEMSVHERSLDFLIDLLHKDQLDETVNVEPLTKAIKYYQHLYSIHLADQNEDCTMQLADHIRFTQSALDCMAVEVGRLRAFLHTGQEKADLAVLLKDLETSCSDIRQFCKKIRRRMPGTDAPGIPAALNFGQQVCDTLSDCRKHLTWVVAVLQEVAAAGAQMMSPLGEQDGLAAVKLEDVAFKAAEQIYGSQGANPHECLRQSCCIVIATMNKMATAMQEGEYDSDKPQSTIPPPVDLRAGALRAEITDAEGLGLKLEDRETVIKELKKSLKIKGEELSEANIRLSLLEKKLDSSSKDADERVEKIQTRLDEAQTLLKKKEKEFEETMDALQADIDQLESEKTELKQRINSQSKMTVDGLRGSGPSGIGSIVSGIAGEEQKANMIAGASSGSGVQVIDSPLLTQQIEAQRLCIKHLKNENNRLKAEKMRTQLASLPPLNVTKLPSKEGRPEVLSSALYRKTDQLLETLLQMSSNVKVVDITGKSPVTPSAQLLEQTARLQSLRETLDKLKGEVAEHVINLQPGARVSSDFATFPSTTFVKATEEKHTDTVLVGRVMVPCPRGQEQVHRLVLSQSQLQRVHGLLQT
- the dctn1b gene encoding dynactin subunit 1 isoform X5; its protein translation is MSQTRRSTYTRTTSSGSSRMSSDGGGRPVKVGSLVEVIGKGQRGTVAYIGTTLFASGKWVGVILDEPKGKNDGTVQGKRYFTCEENRGIFVRQSQIQLVDDGADTSPETPEPTTGKVPKREILETSKSAKLRGLKPKKTPATRKQPSRPAGGGGRGAASGSASASAGEMSSSEPSTPAQTPLAAPVIPTLHSPGNPPPPVPSKEEEALRAQVKDLDEKLETLKMKRTEDKAKLKELEKHKIQLEQLQEWKTKMQEQQAELQKQLKEAKREAKEAMEAKERYMEEMSDTADAIEMATLDKEMAEERAESLQLEVDSLKERVEELTMDLEILKHEIEEKGSDGAASSYHVKQLEEQNSRLKEALVRMRDLSASEKQEHVKLQKQMEKKNTELDSLRGQKEKLQEEMTGAENTIDELKEQVDAALGAEEMVETLTERNLDLEEKVRELRETVTDLEAINEMNDELQENARETELELREMLDLGASRVREAEKRVEAAQETVADYQQTIKKYRELTAHLQEVNRELTSQQEASAELQQQAPAEMFDFKIKFAETKAYAKAIEMELRKMEVAQANRHVSLLTSFMPESFLRHGGDHDCILVLLLIPRLIHKAELISKQAQEKFDLNENCVERVGLKGAVGEQLSFAAGLVYSLSLLQATLHKYEQALSQCSVEVYKKVGSLYPEMSVHERSLDFLIDLLHKDQLDETVNVEPLTKAIKYYQHLYSIHLADQNEDCTMQLADHIRFTQSALDCMAVEVGRLRAFLHTGQEKADLAVLLKDLETSCSDIRQFCKKIRRRMPGTDAPGIPAALNFGQQVCDTLSDCRKHLTWVVAVLQEVAAAGAQMMSPLGEQDGLAAVKLEDVAFKAAEQIYGSQGANPHECLRQSCCIVIATMNKMATAMQEGEYDSDKPQSTIPPPVDLRAGALRAEITDAEGLGLKLEDRETVIKELKKSLKIKGEELSEANIRLSLLEKKLDSSSKDADERVEKIQTRLDEAQTLLKKKEKEFEETMDALQADIDQLESEKTELKQRINSQSKMTVDGLRGSGPSGIGSIVSGIAGEEQKANMIAGASSGSGVQVIDSPLLTQQIEAQRLCIKHLKNENNRLKAEKMRTQLASLPPLNVTKLPSKEGRPEVLSSALYRKTDQLLETLLQMSSNVKVVDITGKSPVTPSAQLLEQTARLQSLRETLDKLKGEVAEHVINLQPGARVSSDFATFPSTTFVKATEEKHTDTVLVGRVMVPCPRGQEQVHRLVLSQSQLQRVHGLLQT
- the dctn1b gene encoding dynactin subunit 1 isoform X3 — translated: MSQTRRSTYTRTTSSGSSRMSSDGGGRPVKVGSLVEVIGKGQRGTVAYIGTTLFASGKWVGVILDEPKGKNDGTVQGKRYFTCEENRGIFVRQSQIQLVDDGADTSPETPEPTTGKVPKREILETSKSAKLRGLKPKKTTARRPKQPSRPAGGGGRGAASGSASASAGEMSSSEPSTPAQTPLAAPVIPTLHSPGNPPPPVPSKEEEALRAQVKDLDEKLETLKMKRTEDKAKLKELEKHKIQLEQLQEWKTKMQEQQAELQKQLKEAKREAKEAMEAKERYMEEMSDTADAIEMATLDKEMAEERAESLQLEVDSLKERVEELTMDLEILKHEIEEKGSDGAASSYHVKQLEEQNSRLKEALVRMRDLSASEKQEHVKLQKQMEKKNTELDSLRGQKEKLQEEMTGAENTIDELKEQVDAALGAEEMVETLTERNLDLEEKVRELRETVTDLEAINEMNDELQENARETELELREMLDLGASRVREAEKRVEAAQETVADYQQTIKKYRELTAHLQEVNRELTSQQEASAELQQQAPAEMFDFKIKFAETKAYAKAIEMELRKMEVAQANRHVSLLTSFMPESFLRHGGDHDCILVLLLIPRLIHKAELISKQAQEKFDLNENCVERVGLKGAVGEQLSFAAGLVYSLSLLQATLHKYEQALSQCSVEVYKKVGSLYPEMSVHERSLDFLIDLLHKDQLDETVNVEPLTKAIKYYQHLYSIHLADQNEDCTMQLADHIRFTQSALDCMAVEVGRLRAFLHTGQEKADLAVLLKDLETSCSDIRQFCKKIRRRMPGTDAPGIPAALNFGQQVCDTLSDCRKHLTWVVAVLQEVAAAGAQMMSPLGEQDGLAAVKLEDVAFKAAEQIYGSQGANPHECLRQSCCIVIATMNKMATAMQEGEYDSDKPQSTIPPPVDLRAGALRAEITDAEGLGLKLEDRETVIKELKKSLKIKGEELSEANIRLSLLEKKLDSSSKDADERVEKIQTRLDEAQTLLKKKEKEFEETMDALQADIDQLESEKTELKQRINSQSKMTVDGLRGSGPSGIGSIVSGIAGEEQKANMIAGASSGSGVQVIDSPLLTQQIEAQRLCIKHLKNENNRLKAEKMRTQLASLPPLNVTKLPSKEGRPEVLSSALYRKTDQLLETLLQMSSNVKVVDITGKSPVTPSAQLLEQTARLQSLRETLDKLKGEVAEHVINLQPGARVSSDFATFPSTTFVKATEEKHTDTVLVGRVMVPCPRGQEQVHRLVLSQSQLQRVHGLLQT
- the dctn1b gene encoding dynactin subunit 1 isoform X7, which codes for MSSDGGGRPVKVGSLVEVIGKGQRGTVAYIGTTLFASGKWVGVILDEPKGKNDGTVQGKRYFTCEENRGIFVRQSQIQLVDDGADTSPETPEPTTGKVPKREILETSKSAKLRGLKPKKTPATRKTTARRPKQPSRPAGGGGRGAASGSASASAGEMSSSEPSTPAQTPLAAPVIPTLHSPGNPPPPVPSKEEEALRAQVKDLDEKLETLKMKRTEDKAKLKELEKHKIQLEQLQEWKTKMQEQQAELQKQLKEAKREAKEAMEAKERYMEEMSDTADAIEMATLDKEMAEERAESLQLEVDSLKERVEELTMDLEILKHEIEEKGSDGAASSYHVKQLEEQNSRLKEALVRMRDLSASEKQEHVKLQKQMEKKNTELDSLRGQKEKLQEEMTGAENTIDELKEQVDAALGAEEMVETLTERNLDLEEKVRELRETVTDLEAINEMNDELQENARETELELREMLDLGASRVREAEKRVEAAQETVADYQQTIKKYRELTAHLQEVNRELTSQQEASAELQQQAPAEMFDFKIKFAETKAYAKAIEMELRKMEVAQANRHVSLLTSFMPESFLRHGGDHDCILVLLLIPRLIHKAELISKQAQEKFDLNENCVERVGLKGAVGEQLSFAAGLVYSLSLLQATLHKYEQALSQCSVEVYKKVGSLYPEMSVHERSLDFLIDLLHKDQLDETVNVEPLTKAIKYYQHLYSIHLADQNEDCTMQLADHIRFTQSALDCMAVEVGRLRAFLHTGQEKADLAVLLKDLETSCSDIRQFCKKIRRRMPGTDAPGIPAALNFGQQVCDTLSDCRKHLTWVVAVLQEVAAAGAQMMSPLGEQDGLAAVKLEDVAFKAAEQIYGSQGANPHECLRQSCCIVIATMNKMATAMQEGEYDSDKPQSTIPPPVDLRAGALRAEITDAEGLGLKLEDRETVIKELKKSLKIKGEELSEANIRLSLLEKKLDSSSKDADERVEKIQTRLDEAQTLLKKKEKEFEETMDALQADIDQLESEKTELKQRINSQSKMTVDGLRGSGPSGIGSIVSGIAGEEQKANMIAGASSGSGVQVIDSPLLTQQIEAQRLCIKHLKNENNRLKAEKMRTQLASLPPLNVTKLPSKEGRPEVLSSALYRKTDQLLETLLQMSSNVKVVDITGKSPVTPSAQLLEQTARLQSLRETLDKLKGEVAEHVINLQPGARVSSDFATFPSTTFVKATEEKHTDTVLVGRVMVPCPRGQEQVHRLVLSQSQLQRVHGLLQT